The sequence below is a genomic window from Flavobacteriales bacterium.
GGTCTGCGAGAATGAAAGTGGATCCGTCTATTCGGTTACCAATACGCCTGGTTCTACCTTCACGTGGACTGTTCCAACGGGTGCTTCCATCGTTTCGGGCCAAGGAACCAATTCCATAACTGTGAACTGGGGAACCACCAGCGGACAGGTTTCCGTGGTGGAGACCATCCAATGTGGCGATGGCCCTGCTGTAACGTTTGATGTGACCGTGCAACCTTGTGCCGGTTGCACCATGACAGCCTTGGATCTGACCATGACCGATTGCTACACGACCAGCCAAAGCACGCTGGAATATGATCTGGAAGCCACGCTCACATTCAGCAATCCACCAAGTACAGGACAGCTTATTGTTTCCGATTGTTTTTTCAACACGCAAACATTCACACCACCGTTCATTAGCCCGATGACGGTCACATTTACCGGGCTGCCTCAAGACGGCCTTGCCTGTGATTTCGGAGCCGTTTTCAGCGATGATCAGAACTGCAACATCACCACTACGTTCACAGCTCCTCCTACTATAACCTATTACGAATCTGAATGTGTTACAGGAACGGGCGAGGTAACCGGCTCCATTGAATTCAATAATCCGCCATCAACGGGAACTATTGTAGTGGAGATAAATGATGGAACCAACACGCAATCGACCAACATTCAGCCACCCTTCAGTAGCCCTGAAGCATGGTCGGTGACCGGATTGGACCCGGCAGCCGCCAGCTACACCATCACCTACTATTTCTCAGATTTCCCAACCTGCGAACAGACACAGACCATTATCTGTGGTTGTAGTGCAGATGCAGGTACCACTACGGCCACCATCACAGGCAGCGGCCTGAATGATGTTATTCTCTGCGATGGCGACCAGTTTCAATTGGTTACCAATGGTGATTACACCTACCCGGAAGACAATGGGCCGCTTGTTGACGGAAACGGCAATCAATTTCCGTATGCACCTGCCATCAACTTCCTCGTTTATAGTTGTCCGCCAACGCCTGGAGTTTTCCCAAATGATGACCCTTGTTTCCTTGCTCCGATTCCAATTGCCGATGGAATTGCCGATATCAATGATGCAAACTCGATCATCAGTCTGTTTCCTCCGGGTACCTTCACGAACAATGAGGTCTATTATGTTCCGATAACCACTTACTCCTTCGACCCGGTTGCGCCAACATTCATTGTTCTGCAAGATTGCTGGAATATGGGACCGACAACGATGGTAACGTATCTGGAGCCAACTGCTTCTGTAGTGACTCCCGATTGTCAGACCAATACTGTGAGCGTCAACCTGAGTGGCGGCTATGCTGAGGTTTACGGTGGAGATTTCACAGCCTCCAACCTACAGCCAGCAACTGCCGATTTCGTGAACTCTACATGCCAGAATGGTGGAGACATCGTGGTTGAGAACCTTCAGAACGGTGACAACTATTCGTTTGATGTAACCGATGAGAATGGTTGCCCTCTGACAATAAGTGGTGGGCCGTTCGTGGCGTTGCCGATCGCTGATGCCGGAACGGATGCGCAGACCTGCCAGTTGTTCTACCAATTGCAGGCCGTAGCAAGTTATGGAACCGGAACATGGACAGGTGGTCCTGCCGGAACGACTTTTACGCCTGATGCCAACACACCTGATGCAACCGTGACGGTAACAACCGCTGGTTCCTACACTTTCACGTGGACTGAAGACAACGGAAATGGATGTACCGCATCCGATGAAGTGGTGATCGATTTCTCTGAAATGAGCATTCCTGCGGTGATCACCGATGCATCATGCGGAAGTAGCGATGGACAGATCGTGGTTGCACCGCAGGGAGGCGTCAGTCCATACAGCTACAGTTGGACAAGTGGAGGGAATGGCCCTGTCGAAGGCAATCTTGGCGTTGGAAACGTTACTGTTACCGTAACGGATGCCACAGGTTGCAGTTTGGATTCCACGTTCACCATCAACCAACCCGTTTCATTCAACACCGTTGTTAACAGCGCAGATGAAACCTGCTTCAATGCATGCGATGGCAGCATCGACATACAACCCGATGGTGCCGGTCCGTACACTTACACGTGGACACCGAATGTGGCCAACTCGAACTCATCATCCACGCTTTGTCAAGATGATTATCAGATTCTGGTGTCCGATCAGGACGGATGCACGAAGGTGGTAAACGTCACCATCTCCGGTCCAGCGGAAGTGGTTGTTTCCGTGTCTTCCGATGTAAACGAAGTGTGCATTGGCGGAACCGCCAATCTAACCGCTCAAATTACGGGTGGCGTTGCTCCGTTGAACTACGCCTGGACTGCAAATCCAGCAGACCCAACGCTTAATTCTACAGCATCAAATCCTGCGGTAAATCCAACCCAAACAACCACTTACAGTTTGATGGTAACGGATACCAACGGCTGCCAATCTGCTCCGAAAACCGTTACAATCGATGTGCTTCCTCCTTTGACATTGAGTGTCATTCGTCCATTGTTCAGTCCTGACACGAGTATCTGTCCTTACGATTTTGCAACCATCGATCTGCAAGCAGGTGGAGGCGATGGCAACTATGACATCTTCCTTTTACCGGACAACACGACACCCGTAACGCTGCCCATTGACACCCAACCGTTGGTGACAACCACCTTTGATTTCATGGTATCTGACGGATGTGGCACGCCACCTGCATTTGCTTCCAGTACCGTTACCATCATCCCGCTCCCCACCATTGTTGTGAATGCCGAACCAGATAGTGGTTGTCAGCCTCTGACCGTTGATTTCAGTGACCTGACGCAACCCACACCGGCTTCATGGACATGGAGCTTCGGAGATCCCAACTCGGATTCAAATACCGCAAGCGTTCAAAACCCTTCGCACGAGTACGAAGATGCGGGAAGCTACACGATTTCGCTCTCCGTTACCACAGTAGAAGGGTGTGTGACAGATACCGTTCTTACCGACTTTGTACAGGTGTTCCCGTTACCCTCTGCCAGCTTCGATCTAACCCCTGAGGTAGTGAATCTTCTCAACGCAGATATTGAATTCACCGACCACTCTATTGGAGATCTTGCCAGTTGGAACTGGACCTTCGGTGATGGGGCATCTTCAACACAACAGAATCCGACACACCTGTATTCAGATACGGGAACGTACATCATACATGAGCTCGTTACCACAATTCATGGATGTACGGATGAGGCGGTCGGACAGGTCATCATCGAACCTGATTTCATGTTCTATGCTCCCAATGCCTTTACACCAAATGAGAACGGTAAAAACGATGGGTTCCGTGGCTACGGAGAAGGCATTGATTGGGACACCTATAAGATGTCAATATTTGACCGTTGGGGAGAGTTGATCTACTATACCGAAGACATAAACGACCCGTGGGATGGAACATACAAAGGGGCACCCGTTCAAATGGCCGTTTATGTATGGAGGATAAAACTGAATGATGTGAAGGGAAATGACCACTCATACATTGGTCATGTTACACTACTGAGGTAAGATCTGTCGGTAGAAAAGCGCGGATCTGCTTCTTAGATAACACCAATTTTACAACCGATTGAAAATTTCAACATTTATGTACATTTGGGACTTCTTACAAAACCCCTATTCATGAGAATGAATCTACGACTTCTTGTTTCGAGCATATTTACCCTCGTGCTATTCACGGTGGCTCAGGTATCCGCTCAGGATAACGTTGGTATTGGAACGACCACTCCTCACCCGAACTCGATTTTGGATGTGACCTCTGCTGAGAAAGGAATGCTGGTACCACGGGTCAATACGCTACAGCGATTGGGAATTGCCAACCCACCAACTACAACGCTACCCAATGATGCGCAAGGTCTGTTGGTATATGATATTGATCTGAACCAATTCTGTTACTGGGATGATGCTACGGTTGACTGGATATGCTTCGGATCCGGTGGCTATGGAGCTACAGGACCAACTGGACCACAGGGACCTCAAGGGCCAAGCGGATCAAATGGCGTTACTGGCCCGACCGGTCCCCAAGGACCCACAGGGGTTGGTTTACAAGGACCTACAGGTCCGACCGGTCCTCAGGGACCTACGGGTCCTGTAACAGGTGTAACAGGACCGACCGGACCAACCGGTGTGAATGGGGCTACTGGTCCCACCGGAGCCAATGGTCCTACTGGTGCTACGGGACCTGCCGGACCTGCCGGGCCTACTGGTCCTACCGGAGCCAACGGTACAACCGGACCGCAAGGACCTGCCGGACCAACTGGTGCTAATGGTTCCAACGGATCAACGGGTCCTCAAGGATCTCAGGGGCCTCAAGGACCACAAGGGCCTACTGGCCCTGCCGGAACTGGATCTCAGGTTTTCAGTACCACCGGAACAACCGATATCAGTATGAACTCAACTACGTTTACAAGTACTGGGTTGTCGTTGACCTTCACTCCTACTACAAGTAATGGACTTGTGATGATGACCATTTCAGGACGTTCTGATCCGCAGGCATATCCAATTCAAAACGTCTTTGTTCGTGTCCTACTTGACGGAACACCGATCGGTGGTGCAAATACAACCGGTGAGGATTACGATGATGTCTACGGAGTTGCCACCACATGGTCACTTTCTTTCACTAAACCGGTAAGCATGACCGCAAACGTATCTCATACTCTGACGCTTGAATGGATGAGAACAGGTCTTTATACTGGAACGATCTACTGTGAGCCTGCGACCTCTACAAATGGCACAAATCACAGAACACTAAGTGTTATCTGCTATTAATTAATGATTGGTTTCTCAATGAAGCACTACTTCACATTCATTATCGCACTCTTGTTGGGAGGGTCGGCCATGGCTCAATCCACCAAAAAAGAAGCGCACATACGTAAAAGTGAAAATGTGGATGAAAAGGTCTCAAAAGAGGCTGCTACAACATCTGAAAATGTTACGGAGAAGAGAAGCCAAAGCGCTGAAAGCACTTCCGATAAGGAATCCGCTGCCCCAAATCGTGAGTTGATGGAAAAGCGTAGGAACGAAAGAAAAGTGGTTAACTCAAAAGAGGCTGCAACTCCAAAGTAGCTTTGAGAAAACAAAAGAGAAAGCCCCGATCAGATGTCTGATCGGGGCTTTCTAATTTTGCAATGGTGTGGTTTCGCGAATTACGCGTCAATCTTCGCGTATTTGGCGTTCTTTTCAATGAACTCTCTACGAGGTGGTACATCATCACCCATAAGCATGGAGAAGATCCTATCGGCCTCTGCGGCATTTTCAATGGTCACCTGACGCAGCGTTCTTGCAGTTGGATCCATAGTGGTTTCCCAAAGCTGTTCCGCATTCATCTCTCCGAGACCTTTGTAACGCTGAATGCCCACAGAGCTTTCCTTGCCTTCACCTTTCAGTCTTAGCACAGCGGAATCCCGCTGATCGTCATTCCAGCAGTATTCAGATTTTGCGCCCTTCTTGACCAAATACAACGGTGGCGCAGCAATATACAGATAGCCGCTCTCCACCAATTCTCGCATGTAGCGGAAGAAGAATGTCAGAATCAACGTGGCGATGTGCGAACCATCCACATCCGCATCACACATGATGATGATTTTGTGGTATCGCAATTTGTCCATGTTCAGCGCACGCTCATCTTCTTCCGTTCCAATGGTTACACCCAAGGCGGTGTACATGTTCTTGATCTCCTCATTTTCGAACGCCTTGTGCTGCATGGCCTTCTCCACATTCAAAATCTTACCACGAAGTGGAAGTATTGCCTGGAAGTTACGGTCACGTCCTTGCTTGGCTGTACCGCCTGCCGAGTCACCCTCAACGAGGAAAAGCTCGCAACGCTCTGGATCTTTGTCCGAACAATCGGAAAGCTTACCGGGAAGTCCTGTTCCTGTAAGTACGTTCTTCCGCTGAACCATCTCACGCGCCTTGCGTGCCGCATGACGTGCAGTAGCGGCCAGAATCACTTTCTGAACGATGGTTCTCGCGTCAGCTGGATGTTCTTCCAAATAGTTCTCAAGCATCTCACTCACCGCCTGACTTACAGGTGCGGTCACCTCGCGATTACCGAGTTTGGTCTTGGTCTGTCCTTCAAACTGAGGCTCAGAAACCTTTACCGAAACGATGGCTGTCAACCCTTCACGGAAGTCATCACCAGAAATCTCAAATTTGAGTTTATCGAGCATTCCAGATGTTTCCGCATACTTCTTCAATGTGTTGGTCAAACCTCTTCGGAACCCTGAAAGATGCGTACCGCCTTCGTGCGTATTGATGTTGTTCACATACGAGTGAATGTTCTCGCTATAAGACGTATTGTAAACCATCGCCACTTCCACAGGAATGCCGCCTTTCTCGCCTTCAATACTGATCACATCATCGATCAACTTCTCGCGATTGCCATCCAAGAAGGTCACGAACTCACGCAGACCTTCCTCTGAGTGGAATGTCTCCGTTGGGAATTCGCCCTTCTCATCTGGATTTCTAAGGTCTGTAAGTGTGACCGTGATTCCTTTATTCAGATAGGCCAGTTCGCGCATACGCGTGGCCAACGTTTCGTAGTTGTACTCAAGCGAATCGAAAATCTGCTCATCCGGCTGAAATTCGACCTCCGTGCCACGGTAATCGGTCGGGCCAACCTCTTTCACCTCGTAAAGACGCTTACCGCGTGAATACTCCTGCTGCCATTCTTTACCATCTCGGTAAACCGTAGCACGCAACGCGCTCGAAAGTGCGTTCACACAGGAAACACCCACACCATGGAGACCGCCCGAAACCTTGTACGAATCCTTATCGAACTTACCTCCAGCCCCGATCTTGGTCATAACGACCTCCAAGGCCGAAACACCTTCTTTCTTGTGCATATCAACAGGAATTCCGCGACCGTTATCGCGTACGCGGATTCCATTGTTCTCTGTAATGGTCACATCGATGTGGTCGCAATGCCCTGCAAGCGCCTCATCGATGGAGTTATCGACCACCTCATAGACCAGGTGGTGAAGACCTCTTACACCAACATCTCCAATATACATTGACGGACGCATCCGCACGTGTTCCATGCCCTCAAGGGCCTGGATACTATCGGCCGAATATGCTTTCGGCTTTTTCTCGTTTTCTTCCACTATTTCCGACATTTTTAGGTACTGAAAATTGAACTTTCAAAGATACCCAAAATAGACCCGAAAGCCGCGCAAACAGCGGCTTTCACGCTT
It includes:
- the gyrB gene encoding DNA topoisomerase (ATP-hydrolyzing) subunit B — protein: MSEIVEENEKKPKAYSADSIQALEGMEHVRMRPSMYIGDVGVRGLHHLVYEVVDNSIDEALAGHCDHIDVTITENNGIRVRDNGRGIPVDMHKKEGVSALEVVMTKIGAGGKFDKDSYKVSGGLHGVGVSCVNALSSALRATVYRDGKEWQQEYSRGKRLYEVKEVGPTDYRGTEVEFQPDEQIFDSLEYNYETLATRMRELAYLNKGITVTLTDLRNPDEKGEFPTETFHSEEGLREFVTFLDGNREKLIDDVISIEGEKGGIPVEVAMVYNTSYSENIHSYVNNINTHEGGTHLSGFRRGLTNTLKKYAETSGMLDKLKFEISGDDFREGLTAIVSVKVSEPQFEGQTKTKLGNREVTAPVSQAVSEMLENYLEEHPADARTIVQKVILAATARHAARKAREMVQRKNVLTGTGLPGKLSDCSDKDPERCELFLVEGDSAGGTAKQGRDRNFQAILPLRGKILNVEKAMQHKAFENEEIKNMYTALGVTIGTEEDERALNMDKLRYHKIIIMCDADVDGSHIATLILTFFFRYMRELVESGYLYIAAPPLYLVKKGAKSEYCWNDDQRDSAVLRLKGEGKESSVGIQRYKGLGEMNAEQLWETTMDPTARTLRQVTIENAAEADRIFSMLMGDDVPPRREFIEKNAKYAKIDA
- a CDS encoding T9SS type B sorting domain-containing protein; translation: MWNRKVISFLPVLVLLYGSSFGQCTVNADATYTEITCGECVTLSHFGSTSGNISFSEDFNNGQPTGWSFTQQASFNNPCSPNGVDGTTHLWMGDQSASPRSLETLPLNFGPSVAPAGGTICFDMLYAIQGNASPCEGPDEPDEGVYLQYSIDGGNTWITIHYFDPNGGNDPQLVNWNNWCFPIPAGALVNNVQFRWFQDADSGAEYDHWGIDNVEIIVNDPNVTYTWQHDGYTTSLPGDDPTPVCPLVTTTYTVDMTTSTGNCQNSVQVVVTNPDVQVDAGADQTVCPGDCINLAGTAAVVNDPGGPKTFENNQTETFDASIFGGASVNVNVQDLNMSTVNPGSITQVCLTSLDFTGLNLPPSGVEALSVTLVCPDGTQVELVPIGGAPAGSFINASSYQNTCFVPSGGSALSGANPTPITGTYNTSQPLSGMNGCTANGVWSISVETNAFSGSGTFDGWSITFDDEPDEYTPDVVWSPTTDMAAGQETTLTPQVCPTSAITYTLTASDDAGCVTVSDDVTITIDPNCCDPQTPPIQGPSPVCENESGSVYSVTNTPGSTFTWTVPTGASIVSGQGTNSITVNWGTTSGQVSVVETIQCGDGPAVTFDVTVQPCAGCTMTALDLTMTDCYTTSQSTLEYDLEATLTFSNPPSTGQLIVSDCFFNTQTFTPPFISPMTVTFTGLPQDGLACDFGAVFSDDQNCNITTTFTAPPTITYYESECVTGTGEVTGSIEFNNPPSTGTIVVEINDGTNTQSTNIQPPFSSPEAWSVTGLDPAAASYTITYYFSDFPTCEQTQTIICGCSADAGTTTATITGSGLNDVILCDGDQFQLVTNGDYTYPEDNGPLVDGNGNQFPYAPAINFLVYSCPPTPGVFPNDDPCFLAPIPIADGIADINDANSIISLFPPGTFTNNEVYYVPITTYSFDPVAPTFIVLQDCWNMGPTTMVTYLEPTASVVTPDCQTNTVSVNLSGGYAEVYGGDFTASNLQPATADFVNSTCQNGGDIVVENLQNGDNYSFDVTDENGCPLTISGGPFVALPIADAGTDAQTCQLFYQLQAVASYGTGTWTGGPAGTTFTPDANTPDATVTVTTAGSYTFTWTEDNGNGCTASDEVVIDFSEMSIPAVITDASCGSSDGQIVVAPQGGVSPYSYSWTSGGNGPVEGNLGVGNVTVTVTDATGCSLDSTFTINQPVSFNTVVNSADETCFNACDGSIDIQPDGAGPYTYTWTPNVANSNSSSTLCQDDYQILVSDQDGCTKVVNVTISGPAEVVVSVSSDVNEVCIGGTANLTAQITGGVAPLNYAWTANPADPTLNSTASNPAVNPTQTTTYSLMVTDTNGCQSAPKTVTIDVLPPLTLSVIRPLFSPDTSICPYDFATIDLQAGGGDGNYDIFLLPDNTTPVTLPIDTQPLVTTTFDFMVSDGCGTPPAFASSTVTIIPLPTIVVNAEPDSGCQPLTVDFSDLTQPTPASWTWSFGDPNSDSNTASVQNPSHEYEDAGSYTISLSVTTVEGCVTDTVLTDFVQVFPLPSASFDLTPEVVNLLNADIEFTDHSIGDLASWNWTFGDGASSTQQNPTHLYSDTGTYIIHELVTTIHGCTDEAVGQVIIEPDFMFYAPNAFTPNENGKNDGFRGYGEGIDWDTYKMSIFDRWGELIYYTEDINDPWDGTYKGAPVQMAVYVWRIKLNDVKGNDHSYIGHVTLLR